A single genomic interval of Bacillus smithii harbors:
- a CDS encoding thiol-disulfide oxidoreductase DCC family protein, with the protein MSKIIVLYDSWCPLCVSMKENIQRLNWLRLIEFQTIRDDSRIINIPIQKLEKEMHCININNGKIATGIDAIASIIARIPLLTIFYIPIKLSSYFGFGHYVYNYIASTRKIVPIGNCSEETCDIKNI; encoded by the coding sequence ATGTCTAAAATTATTGTCCTTTATGATAGTTGGTGTCCTCTCTGTGTGAGTATGAAAGAAAATATACAACGTCTTAATTGGTTACGTCTTATTGAATTCCAAACCATACGTGATGATTCAAGAATAATAAACATTCCCATACAGAAATTAGAAAAAGAAATGCATTGTATAAATATTAATAATGGAAAGATTGCAACTGGAATTGATGCAATTGCTTCAATCATCGCTAGAATTCCCTTGCTGACCATCTTTTACATTCCAATTAAATTATCAAGTTATTTCGGATTCGGTCATTATGTTTATAATTATATAGCAAGCACAAGAAAAATTGTACCAATAGGCAATTGCTCAGAAGAAACTTGTGATATTAAAAACATTTAA
- a CDS encoding SdpA family antimicrobial peptide system protein — translation MNQEIKNNTVMSFYITLFILLSIFVLSIIAALPPNPINIKSDYKLVISQIMPQGWGFFSKSPRDEYLDVYSLDGEKSVKWPNMRVSNLFGISREGRAQGTEIGMFLQEIQGSEFKECSKYDIKYCIKEIEDVKPIEIINKTPEPTLCGVHIITIKEPMPWSWSSSIERNYKTMKMVKVELKCSKT, via the coding sequence ATGAATCAGGAAATTAAGAATAATACTGTAATGTCTTTCTATATTACTCTGTTTATCTTGTTATCGATTTTTGTACTTTCTATTATTGCTGCCTTACCACCAAATCCTATTAATATAAAAAGTGATTATAAACTTGTGATTTCGCAAATAATGCCACAAGGATGGGGGTTCTTCAGCAAAAGTCCTAGAGATGAATACTTGGATGTCTATTCTTTAGATGGAGAAAAGTCAGTAAAATGGCCAAATATGAGAGTTTCAAACCTATTTGGGATTAGTAGAGAAGGTAGAGCACAAGGAACAGAAATTGGGATGTTTCTACAAGAAATACAAGGGTCTGAATTTAAAGAATGTTCAAAATATGATATAAAATATTGTATTAAAGAGATAGAGGATGTTAAGCCAATTGAAATTATAAACAAAACACCTGAACCAACCCTTTGCGGAGTACATATTATTACAATCAAGGAACCAATGCCATGGTCTTGGAGTTCTAGTATAGAAAGAAATTATAAAACTATGAAAATGGTGAAGGTAGAATTAAAATGTTCCAAAACATAA
- a CDS encoding IS4 family transposase, with protein MITKKEYFAQLPKEIKDGFSELQIGNHLRKAGIIKACGYSCLSIFQLLFLLVFQYRNWYHALQSKKAADLPGKDTIYRFLNSSTYNWRTFLLSLSSEVIRRVKQTISKRRVTVFIVDDSIYSRNRSKSVELLAKVFDHSTRQFVNGFQLLTLGWSDGFTFVPIDFALLSSANQKNRLNEIHSSIDKRTTGYKRRLEALEAKPNMVLKLVEHALDKGIFADYVLMDTWFTHAPLVEKIHSKGLFVIGMVKQLKQRYLFNGERLTLEQLYRKAKRDIGKKETLGSIHATLHTGLPVKIVFVRNRNNQSEWLAILSTDTTLSNEEIVRIYGMRWDIETFFKFSKSFLHLAKEFQGRSYDMMISHTTIVFTRYILIAWQLRKEEDPKTMGNLFLFLCDEVKEMDFKTALLQLISLFQTLAEAKVYLSMDIFQCQLSNWITSLPRYIKDCLHISVCES; from the coding sequence ATGATAACGAAAAAAGAGTATTTTGCGCAATTACCAAAAGAAATAAAAGACGGATTTTCTGAATTACAAATTGGTAATCATTTAAGAAAAGCAGGAATTATCAAGGCTTGTGGTTATTCTTGTTTATCGATTTTTCAACTATTATTTCTTCTTGTTTTTCAATACAGAAACTGGTACCACGCCTTACAAAGCAAAAAGGCTGCCGATTTACCAGGAAAAGATACCATTTATCGTTTTTTGAACTCGTCTACGTATAACTGGAGAACCTTTTTACTATCTCTGAGCTCCGAAGTGATTCGTCGTGTGAAACAAACGATTTCGAAGCGCCGTGTTACCGTGTTTATTGTAGACGATTCGATTTATTCTCGTAACCGTAGTAAATCGGTTGAGCTTCTAGCTAAAGTATTCGATCATTCCACTCGTCAGTTTGTCAATGGTTTTCAACTATTAACGCTCGGATGGTCCGATGGCTTTACATTTGTACCTATCGATTTCGCTCTTTTGAGTTCAGCGAACCAAAAGAATCGCTTGAACGAAATCCATTCGTCCATTGATAAACGAACCACAGGCTACAAACGACGGCTCGAGGCATTGGAAGCAAAACCAAACATGGTGTTGAAATTAGTAGAACATGCATTGGATAAAGGAATTTTCGCTGATTATGTGCTCATGGATACATGGTTTACTCATGCCCCGTTGGTGGAGAAGATTCACTCCAAAGGCCTTTTTGTCATTGGTATGGTCAAACAGCTGAAACAACGGTATCTTTTCAACGGAGAACGTTTAACCTTGGAACAACTGTATCGAAAAGCGAAACGAGACATTGGCAAAAAAGAAACACTCGGCTCGATTCACGCAACCCTTCATACGGGTTTACCAGTGAAAATCGTGTTTGTGCGGAATCGAAACAACCAAAGTGAATGGCTAGCCATTTTGAGTACAGATACCACGCTGTCTAATGAAGAAATCGTTCGAATCTATGGGATGCGTTGGGACATTGAAACCTTTTTTAAATTCAGTAAATCGTTTTTACATTTAGCCAAAGAGTTTCAAGGTCGTTCCTATGACATGATGATTAGCCATACTACCATTGTCTTCACTCGGTATATCTTGATTGCTTGGCAACTTCGGAAAGAAGAGGATCCGAAGACCATGGGCAACTTATTCTTGTTTCTATGTGACGAAGTAAAGGAGATGGACTTTAAAACGGCTTTACTACAATTGATTTCTCTTTTCCAAACTTTGGCTGAAGCTAAGGTTTATTTGAGTATGGACATTTTTCAGTGTCAACTGTCCAATTGGATTACTTCTTTACCTCGTTATATCAAGGACTGTCTCCATATTTCTGTGTGCGAAAGTTGA
- a CDS encoding sporulation-delaying protein SdpB family protein: protein MFQNIKESTVNQLNNLGSPFTNVYGLARTILALSSIMTLMFNEVSTLFKPVAGIEEYPFCSTGISRISAFCILPVEFLPTVKIIVIFLLLLVASGWRPRITGIIHWWIAFSIQNSMTTLDGGDQVISVLTFLLLPITLGDKRKWHWERKTSVEESKVANAIAWAAIFVIQLQIAILYLHSSIAKLFNAEWVNGTAVYYYINDPMFGVNPKLMTLIEPIAESWLIIIPTWGTIVLQLLLFCGLFSNYLNFRSPKSCLNA, encoded by the coding sequence ATGTTCCAAAACATAAAGGAATCAACTGTAAACCAACTAAATAACCTTGGATCTCCATTTACCAATGTTTATGGTTTAGCAAGAACCATTTTAGCACTTTCCTCTATTATGACTCTTATGTTTAATGAAGTGAGTACACTATTCAAACCCGTGGCAGGGATTGAAGAATATCCATTTTGCTCCACTGGCATTAGTCGTATAAGTGCATTTTGTATTTTACCTGTAGAGTTCTTACCAACCGTTAAAATTATTGTGATTTTCTTATTACTACTGGTAGCGTCAGGGTGGAGACCAAGAATCACAGGGATAATACATTGGTGGATTGCATTTAGTATCCAAAACTCAATGACAACACTAGATGGTGGAGATCAAGTTATTAGTGTATTAACCTTTTTATTACTTCCTATTACTTTAGGAGATAAAAGAAAATGGCATTGGGAAAGAAAAACTTCAGTAGAAGAATCAAAAGTTGCTAATGCGATTGCTTGGGCAGCTATCTTCGTTATCCAACTTCAAATTGCTATTTTATATTTACATTCTAGTATTGCAAAACTGTTTAATGCAGAATGGGTTAATGGAACAGCTGTTTACTACTATATCAATGACCCAATGTTTGGAGTAAATCCAAAACTTATGACCCTTATTGAACCAATTGCGGAAAGTTGGTTAATTATTATACCTACTTGGGGAACAATCGTTTTGCAATTATTACTATTTTGTGGATTATTTTCTAATTATCTCAACTTTCGCAGTCCAAAATCTTGTTTAAATGCTTGA
- a CDS encoding DUF3784 domain-containing protein — MSLNTDFSTAIVICIITGLLFILVGWLIWRKKKLKLIAGYDEKQYKGDKNKLARVMGIYSITLGIIIIIFPFLMEYLGDWSSWILIGIIVLLTFFTLIRVYF; from the coding sequence ATGTCCTTAAATACAGATTTCTCTACTGCTATTGTTATTTGTATTATTACTGGTTTATTATTCATTCTTGTTGGTTGGCTTATTTGGAGAAAAAAGAAATTGAAATTAATTGCCGGGTATGATGAAAAACAATATAAAGGAGATAAGAATAAATTAGCAAGAGTGATGGGAATATATTCGATTACTCTTGGGATTATTATAATAATTTTCCCTTTTCTAATGGAATATCTGGGTGACTGGTCTTCATGGATATTAATTGGAATCATTGTGCTTTTAACGTTTTTCACTTTAATTAGAGTCTATTTTTAA